A window from Bdellovibrionales bacterium encodes these proteins:
- a CDS encoding DUF2817 domain-containing protein: protein MVRLLILSIISVLTMNSSAYAEEFSVSQRLENFKSTYEEARSAFLANLETLKKSNPGIEIHAVQIPTRTRETLMMDVAYLPPKSGKKERLLILTSGMHGMEGFVGSALQNQFIQENFWNMRDENLGILFVHAVNPYGFKFMRRVTENNVDLNRNFDTDNKLFSQKNEGYEKISYMLNPPDIAHAGFFDRLGFYYECVKAIAKYSMDSLRRAILRGQYEESEGLYFGGKDFEPQKDLMEKEILAVAPGYEQTLLVDLHTGYGQRGHLHLFADMAPSMDAEYLKKVFNGYDMDYGQKKDFYEVSGGFVVFGAKVLQNKSRYAGIVFEFGTLDSQKTLGSLDSLYRMVRENQKFHHGAQNKEQHDEITRLFQEMFYPSAPEWREAVAKQFQEVLTLGLKNQKALK, encoded by the coding sequence TTGGTAAGACTCTTAATTTTAAGCATCATTTCTGTTTTAACGATGAACTCTTCGGCGTATGCCGAAGAGTTTTCCGTTTCTCAACGCCTTGAAAATTTCAAATCGACATACGAAGAGGCCCGCTCCGCATTTCTTGCGAACCTGGAAACTCTTAAAAAATCAAATCCCGGAATCGAAATCCACGCGGTTCAAATCCCCACTCGCACCCGCGAAACCTTGATGATGGATGTGGCTTACTTGCCGCCGAAATCCGGCAAGAAAGAACGCCTATTAATTCTGACTTCAGGCATGCACGGCATGGAAGGCTTTGTCGGAAGTGCTTTGCAAAATCAGTTCATCCAGGAAAACTTCTGGAACATGCGCGATGAAAACCTTGGGATTCTCTTTGTTCACGCCGTGAATCCTTACGGCTTTAAGTTCATGCGCCGGGTGACCGAAAACAACGTCGACCTCAATCGCAACTTCGATACGGATAACAAACTCTTTTCTCAGAAGAACGAAGGCTACGAAAAAATCAGCTACATGCTGAATCCGCCGGACATTGCCCATGCGGGATTTTTTGATCGCCTGGGTTTTTACTACGAGTGCGTAAAAGCCATTGCGAAATACTCCATGGACAGCCTTCGTCGCGCGATTCTGCGTGGTCAGTATGAAGAATCCGAAGGTCTCTATTTCGGCGGCAAAGACTTTGAGCCGCAAAAAGATCTGATGGAAAAAGAAATCCTCGCGGTCGCTCCAGGGTATGAGCAGACACTCTTAGTTGATCTGCACACGGGCTACGGCCAACGCGGTCATTTACATCTGTTTGCCGACATGGCGCCATCCATGGACGCTGAGTACCTCAAAAAAGTGTTCAATGGCTATGACATGGATTATGGCCAGAAGAAAGATTTCTACGAAGTCTCTGGTGGCTTTGTTGTTTTCGGCGCGAAGGTTCTGCAAAACAAATCCCGCTATGCCGGCATCGTCTTTGAGTTCGGCACTCTCGACAGCCAAAAAACGCTAGGCTCACTCGATTCCCTTTATCGCATGGTGCGTGAAAATCAAAAATTCCACCACGGGGCTCAGAACAAAGAACAACATGATGAAATCACTCGCTTGTTTCAAGAGATGTTCTATCCGTCAGCCCCTGAATGGCGCGAAGCTGTCGCCAAACAATTCCAAGAAGTCCTCACGCTCGGTTTGAAGAATCAAAAAGCATTGAAATAG
- a CDS encoding glycosyltransferase family 39 protein has product MGSLVKGPRVLAEFWKKSNTLQKVFVFFGLSILFRIFFASVVGLADDEAYHWSWTKNLSLSYYDHPAMIAWLEAISTSILGDTRWGVRLPAFLCYLGTAYLAWKLAREVFGIWAANFCAFLMLWTPLWGFGGYVASPETPFMLCWVAAAYVFWQNVREDGKAWPLKKTWLWLGVIMGLGLNSKFIIALLAPGFGLYLLMTPKHRKDLLSKWPWTGMLIATVICLPIFIWNLHYDWPGFRYQFHDRHTTTEFSFNRWLQFFTAQILFYTPVAYGLMLYTFGYSFVKRQEARWRWLFCMTVPSIVMFYPQPLWAEYKPHWSGPAFLLLAMGAGALWSEGVEWHGKTKIKPFSSKITWGILGFILLVNLITYLPFVYPWMPKAARAINPQAEWHPKYDLSNEFSGWPELGDYVNRRQREIHAESGKKPFIASNRYETTAQTYWGTKQKTYMLSTTKSQYTVTQTPQEMEALHGDTALFVTTDKYPTDPMGWAKFDECKPEEFKTYRHDEVARIFKVWICTNFQGIK; this is encoded by the coding sequence GTGGGATCACTTGTGAAAGGACCTCGCGTGCTGGCTGAGTTTTGGAAAAAATCCAACACCTTACAAAAGGTATTTGTCTTCTTCGGTCTGAGCATTCTCTTCCGTATTTTCTTTGCATCCGTTGTGGGCCTTGCCGACGACGAAGCTTATCACTGGAGCTGGACAAAAAATCTTTCCCTTTCTTACTACGACCATCCGGCGATGATAGCGTGGCTTGAGGCCATCAGCACATCCATCTTGGGCGACACTCGTTGGGGTGTGCGCTTGCCAGCCTTCTTGTGTTATCTCGGCACGGCCTATCTTGCATGGAAACTCGCCCGCGAAGTCTTCGGCATTTGGGCCGCAAACTTCTGTGCCTTCTTGATGCTGTGGACGCCGCTTTGGGGTTTTGGCGGCTACGTGGCTTCGCCTGAAACTCCGTTCATGCTTTGCTGGGTCGCTGCTGCTTACGTCTTCTGGCAGAACGTGCGCGAAGACGGCAAGGCCTGGCCTTTGAAAAAAACCTGGCTGTGGCTTGGCGTGATCATGGGCTTGGGGCTCAATTCAAAATTCATTATCGCTTTACTGGCGCCGGGTTTTGGTTTGTATCTTTTGATGACGCCAAAACACCGCAAAGATTTGCTGTCGAAATGGCCATGGACCGGGATGCTAATCGCAACCGTGATCTGCTTACCGATTTTTATTTGGAATCTGCACTATGACTGGCCGGGTTTTAGATACCAATTCCATGACCGTCACACAACAACCGAGTTCAGCTTCAATCGCTGGCTCCAATTCTTTACAGCACAGATTCTCTTTTATACGCCGGTGGCTTACGGTTTGATGCTCTACACTTTCGGTTATTCATTCGTAAAACGCCAAGAAGCGCGCTGGCGCTGGCTGTTCTGCATGACGGTGCCAAGTATCGTGATGTTCTATCCTCAGCCGTTGTGGGCCGAGTACAAGCCGCACTGGAGCGGTCCTGCATTCTTGCTGCTCGCGATGGGCGCCGGAGCTCTGTGGTCGGAAGGCGTTGAGTGGCATGGCAAAACCAAGATCAAACCTTTTAGCAGTAAAATCACTTGGGGCATTTTAGGTTTCATTCTTTTAGTGAACCTGATCACGTACTTGCCATTCGTATATCCATGGATGCCGAAAGCCGCGCGGGCAATCAACCCACAGGCCGAGTGGCACCCCAAATATGATCTTAGTAATGAGTTCAGCGGCTGGCCGGAGCTAGGTGATTACGTCAATCGCCGTCAGCGTGAAATCCATGCTGAAAGTGGCAAGAAACCTTTTATTGCCAGCAACCGCTACGAAACCACCGCTCAAACTTACTGGGGCACGAAGCAAAAGACCTATATGCTCAGCACCACAAAAAGCCAATACACGGTGACGCAAACTCCGCAAGAGATGGAAGCTCTCCATGGCGACACGGCTCTCTTTGTAACGACAGACAAGTATCCGACAGATCCGATGGGTTGGGCAAAGTTCGACGAGTGCAAGCCTGAGGAATTCAAAACTTACCGCCACGACGAAGTAGCGCGCATCTTTAAAGTTTGGATCTGCACAAACTTCCAAGGCATCAAATAA
- a CDS encoding DUF3465 domain-containing protein, with translation MSLTSFQVAKADDFVAYKKRGDNYQHGNKNGNQDYRDKHNYPKNSEDQNNDGPVQSGQPATGGDAKIVAAVNSKRRLDFVEGSGMVVTKLLPDDRNGLEHQKWVVRLSNGATMQAVYNLDMCEYIPLKVGDVVSMGGQFIWTNQGALLHWLHYDPRQNRPDGYVEVNGKVYCGDGPRHQ, from the coding sequence ATTTCTTTAACTTCTTTCCAAGTTGCAAAGGCCGATGATTTTGTAGCCTATAAAAAGCGCGGTGATAACTACCAGCACGGCAACAAAAATGGCAATCAAGACTACCGCGATAAACACAACTATCCAAAAAATTCTGAAGATCAAAACAATGATGGCCCTGTTCAGTCTGGCCAACCAGCGACAGGCGGCGATGCGAAAATCGTTGCAGCGGTGAACAGCAAACGTCGCCTCGACTTCGTTGAAGGTTCAGGTATGGTTGTGACGAAGCTTCTTCCTGACGACCGCAACGGTTTGGAACACCAAAAATGGGTGGTTCGTCTTTCTAACGGCGCGACAATGCAAGCCGTTTATAATTTAGATATGTGTGAATACATTCCTCTGAAAGTCGGTGACGTCGTTTCTATGGGTGGCCAATTCATTTGGACCAACCAGGGAGCTCTGTTGCACTGGCTGCACTACGACCCACGCCAGAATCGTCCGGATGGCTACGTTGAAGTGAATGGCAAAGTATACTGCGGCGATGGACCTCGCCACCAGTAA
- a CDS encoding YqcI/YcgG family protein, with amino-acid sequence MCSFKLTMFMDTNIETSISSLLLQKNYPCVAAVQSFLKKDYIVGTYKNFGDGTHSYELGMALLDFKKRQQSSKSPFMSFWAVFEDDCELDESTFEIRMWRELSFLTSYEEFTASWDPHFSKDPKDKNFCFSLHGSAYYVLGLHPHSSRLARRFPYPALIFNLYDQFRALMNDNNDFAKMVHINRRREQIFQGDLNPMVEKYGETWESIQFSGRENPPDWKCPFQFALQREQQQ; translated from the coding sequence TTGTGTTCATTTAAATTAACCATGTTTATGGACACAAATATTGAAACCTCCATCTCTTCCCTTCTCCTGCAGAAAAACTATCCTTGTGTAGCTGCGGTCCAATCTTTTCTCAAAAAAGACTACATCGTCGGCACCTATAAAAACTTTGGCGACGGCACTCACAGTTATGAGCTGGGAATGGCGCTGCTGGATTTTAAGAAACGACAACAAAGTTCCAAATCTCCCTTTATGAGTTTCTGGGCCGTCTTTGAAGACGATTGCGAACTCGATGAAAGCACATTTGAAATCCGGATGTGGAGAGAGCTTTCGTTTCTAACTTCTTATGAGGAGTTCACAGCAAGCTGGGATCCTCATTTTAGTAAGGACCCCAAGGACAAAAACTTTTGTTTTAGTCTGCATGGAAGCGCTTACTATGTCCTTGGCTTGCACCCGCACAGCTCCCGCCTGGCCCGGCGTTTTCCATACCCGGCGCTGATCTTTAATCTCTACGATCAGTTTCGTGCGCTGATGAATGACAACAATGATTTTGCGAAGATGGTTCATATCAACCGTCGTCGCGAACAAATCTTCCAGGGGGATCTAAATCCCATGGTCGAAAAATATGGTGAGACTTGGGAGTCCATTCAATTTTCCGGTCGAGAAAATCCGCCGGATTGGAAGTGCCCTTTTCAATTTGCATTACAACGAGAACAACAACAATGA
- a CDS encoding urea carboxylase-associated family protein has product MIRQIPPQKGTCFPLKKGHHLKVITPQHQQVSDLFCFNANDYRESFSAGRTIDYNDSIFLSTGHTLYSNQSQAMLTICEDTCGRHDVLLTPCSLRMFQIVAGDDDYYHPSCHENLARHFGPFGIDEHEISTTFNIFMNVKLNNKGAIKINPPLAKAGDYVVFEACMDLLVGLTACSHEETNNRVCKPIHYQIYVPH; this is encoded by the coding sequence ATGATTAGACAAATACCACCGCAAAAGGGAACGTGTTTTCCTTTGAAGAAGGGCCATCACCTGAAAGTGATTACGCCCCAGCATCAACAAGTCTCAGACTTGTTTTGCTTTAACGCCAACGATTACCGCGAAAGCTTTTCAGCTGGCAGAACCATCGACTACAACGATTCGATTTTTCTGAGCACAGGGCACACGCTGTACTCCAACCAAAGCCAAGCCATGCTCACGATCTGCGAAGACACCTGCGGCCGTCACGACGTCTTGCTCACTCCGTGCAGCCTGAGGATGTTCCAAATCGTCGCAGGCGATGACGACTACTACCACCCAAGCTGTCACGAAAATCTCGCAAGACATTTTGGTCCTTTCGGCATCGATGAGCACGAAATCTCAACTACGTTTAATATTTTCATGAACGTGAAGCTGAACAACAAGGGCGCGATCAAGATCAATCCACCTCTCGCCAAAGCGGGAGACTACGTGGTTTTTGAAGCTTGTATGGATTTGTTAGTGGGACTGACCGCCTGCTCGCACGAAGAAACCAACAACCGGGTTTGTAAGCCGATTCACTATCAGATCTATGTGCCGCACTGA
- a CDS encoding GNAT family N-acetyltransferase, translating to MKKPYNQIYSSRRLIIRAFKLKDFLKWSEAMASRSKPVDKFDYGPIPKKYLTKAAFQKRLRAHQKAAEKDECYIFGIFEKKSGDHLGNISIYILQRNPMQWANLGYHIHNHQRGRGYAKESAKLLLKVAFESFGLQRIEAVMEKDHKASIAIAKAAGMKKECVRKHFLPTEHGKWVDGLVYTAVR from the coding sequence ATGAAGAAGCCATATAACCAAATATATTCAAGCCGCAGGCTTATCATTCGTGCATTTAAACTAAAAGACTTCTTAAAGTGGTCTGAAGCAATGGCTTCACGTAGTAAACCCGTGGATAAGTTTGATTATGGTCCAATCCCCAAAAAGTATTTAACAAAGGCTGCATTTCAAAAAAGGTTACGTGCTCATCAAAAGGCAGCAGAAAAAGATGAATGTTATATCTTCGGGATTTTCGAAAAGAAATCGGGAGATCACCTTGGCAATATTTCTATTTACATTCTTCAACGCAATCCCATGCAATGGGCGAACTTAGGATATCACATTCATAATCACCAGCGCGGCCGCGGCTATGCCAAAGAGTCTGCTAAATTACTCCTTAAAGTGGCTTTTGAATCATTTGGTCTGCAAAGAATAGAAGCCGTAATGGAAAAAGACCATAAGGCTTCTATTGCAATTGCGAAGGCTGCCGGAATGAAAAAAGAATGTGTGAGAAAACATTTTCTACCTACAGAACATGGCAAATGGGTCGATGGACTAGTATATACGGCGGTCCGCTAA
- a CDS encoding HNH endonuclease: MNQELIKSLSNEDLLLSTERVVEEERKIVQVLIWHLQEIQDRKLYLLLGYESLYKCLILHFKMSDTTAYSRIKVLKILEEVPEVLEGLKSGELNISNIALAHSFIEKHQKLTGEELSQENKAEIFESLKDKTTTEAKEFFARCNPETALPHDEIRLLTETHYQIRSTVTNKLIEKMDYLKSLISHEHINPSHEELLSLAFDALIEKAEKKRGVNQKSPESGEMTTQSLTDGTRYIPRDVKRYVLKRAQNQCEHIHTNGERCESRFQLQFDHIVAFSKGGKATIENMQLLCRVDNAFKSSFEVH, from the coding sequence ATGAACCAAGAATTAATTAAATCTTTGAGTAATGAAGATCTTCTTTTAAGTACTGAGCGCGTTGTGGAAGAAGAAAGAAAAATCGTTCAAGTTTTAATCTGGCATTTACAAGAAATCCAAGACCGAAAGTTATATTTATTATTGGGCTACGAGAGTTTATATAAGTGTTTAATTTTGCATTTTAAAATGAGTGACACAACCGCGTATAGCCGAATCAAGGTGTTAAAGATTTTAGAAGAAGTCCCTGAAGTATTAGAAGGCTTAAAGTCAGGAGAACTTAATATTTCAAACATCGCTCTCGCGCATAGTTTTATAGAAAAACATCAAAAGCTTACAGGTGAAGAGTTAAGCCAAGAAAACAAAGCTGAGATCTTTGAAAGTTTAAAAGACAAAACAACCACAGAAGCTAAAGAGTTCTTTGCGAGATGCAACCCGGAAACTGCCTTACCTCATGACGAGATTCGTCTGCTGACTGAAACTCATTACCAAATAAGATCCACGGTCACAAATAAGCTCATAGAAAAAATGGATTATTTAAAATCCCTGATTTCCCATGAACACATCAACCCAAGTCACGAAGAGCTACTAAGTCTCGCCTTTGATGCACTTATTGAAAAAGCAGAAAAGAAAAGGGGAGTGAATCAGAAAAGCCCCGAAAGCGGTGAAATGACGACGCAGAGTTTAACCGACGGGACTCGATACATTCCGAGAGATGTGAAGAGATATGTCCTAAAGCGAGCCCAAAACCAGTGCGAACATATTCACACTAACGGTGAAAGATGTGAGTCGAGGTTCCAATTGCAGTTTGATCACATCGTTGCGTTTAGCAAAGGCGGCAAGGCAACGATAGAAAACATGCAGCTGCTCTGTCGGGTTGACAATGCTTTTAAAAGCAGTTTCGAAGTGCATTAA
- the greB gene encoding transcription elongation factor GreB yields MDQSKNYITPTGIAALKAEYHELMHVERPKVVEVVTWAAGNGDRSENADYQYGKKRLREIDKRVRFLIGRIDKAEVVDPKTVKSATVVFGATVTIMNEDEKEVTYQIVGEDEFDAKAGKVSWKSPIARALLGKKVGDEVAIQKPTGEEYVTIEEIEYK; encoded by the coding sequence ATGGATCAGTCGAAAAATTACATCACTCCCACTGGCATCGCTGCACTCAAAGCGGAGTACCACGAACTCATGCATGTGGAGCGACCGAAGGTCGTCGAAGTCGTGACGTGGGCCGCGGGCAATGGAGATCGCTCGGAGAACGCCGACTACCAATACGGAAAAAAGCGTCTGCGCGAAATCGACAAGCGCGTGCGTTTTCTGATTGGCCGCATTGACAAGGCGGAAGTGGTGGATCCAAAAACCGTGAAATCCGCGACGGTCGTGTTTGGCGCGACGGTCACGATCATGAATGAAGACGAAAAAGAAGTGACTTACCAAATCGTCGGCGAAGACGAATTCGACGCCAAGGCCGGTAAAGTTTCGTGGAAATCGCCAATCGCTCGCGCCTTGCTCGGCAAAAAAGTCGGTGACGAGGTGGCGATTCAAAAGCCGACCGGCGAAGAGTACGTCACAATCGAAGAGATTGAGTATAAGTAA
- a CDS encoding FecR domain-containing protein has protein sequence MRSQWKRLLWAAVLSGCCLMATFAWYYLTKTNSHTNENEKPLAFVGKTHEEIQRRPATRLLWQEVATGEPLYNGEAIRTSDKGEVRIQFADSSRYLDLEPDSLIVIQQNKGEIALDLMEGSLFVAAAKEGTDGAGTSLVLNSASGKVDLSKASASLSKSGGSQVDVQVLEGSASIKDKNGTNKVLSTGAAGALGANGLQFNKADLQIISPTPGKVAYVDADEKDNLTFKWKGFPAGLKVSLHTGNSRKDMKEWTAVTAQGDESFKTSLPIGKPYWKLVAKDPRSGKVVAESSVYRTDIQARYAPTMVFPMADAKIPVNKAPFDMSFKWEKGDETSHIVLEVAKDPGLRQKVLTKNFTSEDGYTLPSLNEGEYYWRMSSYYEGSDKPVLGKIQKFTVSKVEEKPVAKDPVDIKWLTPEDRIQFYLDNPKLDLSWAVNHNEDVASWRVKYFEEGDDPSKLQTIEVKENKAEPQITKPGRYIASLEAIDKEGRVIGSAPHRKIAVAPLPLLPPPKLLPLEGNLTAQADGRTELKWEKLDGAKEYMLTISNKDGKELKTLKYTTNQTALKNLMPGEYQLRISAVDQHGRTSEISAPRKLIVPDKSNLKAPTLKKIKVN, from the coding sequence ATGAGATCGCAATGGAAAAGATTATTGTGGGCTGCTGTGCTTTCAGGCTGCTGCTTGATGGCAACCTTTGCCTGGTATTATCTCACAAAAACAAATTCGCACACGAATGAGAATGAAAAACCTCTCGCCTTCGTAGGAAAAACGCACGAAGAAATTCAGCGTCGTCCGGCCACTCGTCTCCTCTGGCAAGAAGTTGCGACGGGTGAGCCGCTCTACAACGGCGAAGCGATTCGTACCTCCGACAAAGGCGAAGTTCGCATTCAGTTTGCGGATTCCTCACGCTATCTGGATTTGGAGCCGGATTCTTTGATCGTCATTCAGCAAAACAAGGGTGAAATTGCCTTAGACTTGATGGAAGGTAGTCTCTTCGTTGCCGCCGCAAAAGAAGGAACCGACGGCGCTGGCACATCTCTCGTTTTGAATTCAGCATCCGGTAAAGTTGATTTGAGTAAAGCCTCTGCAAGCTTGTCAAAATCCGGCGGTAGCCAAGTCGATGTCCAAGTCCTCGAAGGTTCGGCTTCGATCAAAGACAAAAACGGCACCAACAAAGTTCTTTCAACCGGTGCTGCGGGCGCGTTGGGTGCCAACGGTCTTCAGTTCAACAAAGCGGATTTACAAATCATCTCTCCCACTCCGGGCAAAGTGGCGTACGTCGATGCGGATGAAAAAGACAATCTCACATTCAAGTGGAAGGGCTTCCCTGCGGGCTTAAAAGTTTCTTTGCACACGGGTAACAGCCGTAAAGACATGAAAGAGTGGACCGCCGTGACGGCTCAAGGCGATGAGAGTTTCAAGACGTCTCTGCCGATTGGAAAACCCTACTGGAAGCTCGTTGCCAAAGATCCTCGCAGCGGCAAAGTCGTTGCTGAAAGTTCCGTCTATCGCACCGACATCCAAGCTCGCTATGCTCCGACAATGGTCTTCCCAATGGCGGATGCGAAGATTCCAGTGAATAAAGCTCCTTTTGATATGTCCTTTAAATGGGAAAAAGGTGATGAGACTTCACACATCGTTTTGGAAGTTGCAAAAGACCCGGGCCTCCGTCAAAAGGTCCTGACAAAAAACTTTACATCTGAAGACGGCTATACTTTGCCATCATTAAATGAAGGCGAATACTACTGGCGCATGTCTTCTTATTATGAGGGTTCTGACAAGCCCGTTCTTGGTAAGATTCAGAAATTCACGGTCTCAAAGGTCGAAGAAAAACCGGTTGCAAAAGATCCTGTCGATATCAAGTGGCTGACTCCGGAAGATCGCATTCAATTTTACTTAGATAATCCTAAGTTGGATCTTTCTTGGGCGGTGAACCACAATGAAGACGTCGCTTCTTGGCGCGTGAAATACTTCGAGGAAGGCGATGATCCGTCAAAATTGCAGACCATTGAAGTCAAAGAAAACAAGGCCGAACCACAGATCACAAAACCGGGCCGTTATATCGCATCTTTGGAAGCGATTGATAAAGAAGGCCGCGTGATTGGTTCGGCTCCGCATAGAAAAATCGCAGTGGCACCACTTCCACTCCTCCCGCCACCGAAGTTGCTGCCTCTTGAAGGGAATCTGACGGCGCAAGCTGATGGCCGTACGGAATTAAAATGGGAAAAACTGGACGGCGCGAAAGAGTACATGCTCACCATCTCGAACAAAGACGGTAAAGAGCTGAAGACTTTGAAATATACAACAAATCAAACGGCATTGAAAAACCTCATGCCGGGTGAGTATCAGTTGAGAATCTCGGCGGTAGACCAGCATGGTCGCACCAGCGAAATCAGTGCGCCTCGTAAATTGATTGTTCCTGATAAGAGTAACTTGAAGGCACCGACTTTAAAGAAAATTAAGGTTAATTGA
- a CDS encoding HAMP domain-containing protein translates to MKIPISTKLVGVTVALLLVATVPIALQTSKIFANSSMQREEYANQAFAASRATEIENILSSLVDKSKISASILYKSVTNPAATSTDEFELNFTKDKRFISVEILKLQGPTVELISRRAKDDFLKTFNLGPEYITRVRDQQKFPIRSVAQGSVEIRNGSFGKGPAMVTIGLPLVKDQQGRITHVALVDVDLSVLQKPFGERSERTFFLVDRNGELIAHQDEQKAMARLSMAASPIVQKAMKEQTPRRQMRFVDPDTGAEFIGAYNKTSFGVTVISQIPQELVLEPAQDAKRQAFLITGIVLSLALFFIFVFSMTLTSPIEKLAGLIEIVSKGNFDVKATAHVKSHDEVGDLAKAFDHMTDGLKERDKVKSLFSKFHGSSVAEDLINKDIGVGGQSKEVVVFFSDIRGFTAFSEKRKPEEVVAMLNEYFAVMVGIINKHGGVVDKFIGDAIMAIWGAPKGSDRDPHNALRACIEMRRGLEKLNEARIARGEPALMIGMGLHAGTAISGTIGSDERMEYTVIGNTVNTASRIEASTKAFGADLLVTDDVISRVGEEFIVDYAGSAEVKGRSDALKMYKIRGYVENGEKHIVATPYSDYEAEGADKVKIKDAA, encoded by the coding sequence ATGAAGATACCTATTTCAACAAAACTAGTTGGGGTTACAGTAGCTCTGCTATTAGTGGCGACAGTTCCGATTGCTCTACAAACTTCAAAGATTTTTGCAAATAGCTCCATGCAACGTGAGGAATATGCCAATCAGGCGTTCGCCGCATCCCGCGCGACTGAAATTGAAAATATTCTTTCTTCGTTGGTCGATAAATCCAAAATATCCGCTTCGATCCTCTATAAAAGCGTCACGAATCCTGCCGCCACTTCGACAGATGAATTCGAACTGAACTTTACCAAAGATAAACGTTTTATTTCTGTTGAGATTTTAAAACTCCAAGGCCCCACAGTCGAGCTGATCTCTCGTCGTGCGAAGGACGACTTCTTGAAAACCTTTAACCTCGGTCCTGAATACATCACGCGTGTTCGTGATCAACAGAAATTCCCGATTCGTTCTGTGGCGCAAGGTTCTGTTGAAATCCGCAACGGATCATTCGGCAAAGGTCCAGCGATGGTCACGATTGGTCTGCCGTTGGTAAAAGACCAACAAGGCCGAATTACGCATGTGGCTTTGGTTGATGTGGATCTTTCTGTTTTGCAAAAACCATTTGGCGAGCGTTCTGAAAGAACGTTCTTCCTCGTAGACCGTAACGGCGAATTGATTGCTCACCAAGACGAGCAAAAAGCGATGGCTCGCTTGAGTATGGCAGCCTCCCCGATCGTGCAAAAAGCAATGAAAGAGCAAACTCCTCGTCGTCAGATGCGCTTCGTTGATCCGGATACCGGTGCTGAGTTCATCGGCGCTTACAATAAAACTTCTTTTGGTGTGACCGTTATTTCGCAAATTCCTCAGGAGCTCGTTCTCGAGCCTGCGCAAGATGCAAAACGCCAAGCCTTCCTGATTACAGGAATCGTGTTGTCCTTAGCCTTGTTCTTTATCTTCGTCTTCTCAATGACACTGACTTCTCCAATCGAGAAGCTTGCGGGACTGATCGAGATCGTTTCTAAAGGGAATTTCGACGTGAAAGCAACCGCGCACGTAAAATCCCACGATGAAGTGGGCGATCTTGCCAAAGCCTTTGACCATATGACGGACGGCTTGAAAGAGCGCGATAAAGTGAAAAGCCTCTTTAGTAAGTTCCACGGCTCTTCTGTCGCGGAAGACTTGATCAATAAAGATATCGGTGTTGGCGGTCAGTCGAAAGAAGTCGTGGTCTTCTTCTCGGATATTCGTGGTTTTACAGCGTTCTCAGAGAAACGTAAACCAGAAGAGGTCGTTGCGATGTTGAATGAATACTTTGCTGTCATGGTGGGTATCATCAATAAACACGGTGGCGTCGTGGATAAATTTATCGGCGATGCGATCATGGCGATCTGGGGCGCTCCGAAAGGCTCGGACCGCGATCCCCACAATGCTTTGCGCGCTTGTATTGAAATGCGCCGTGGCCTTGAAAAATTGAATGAAGCACGTATCGCCCGCGGCGAACCGGCTCTGATGATCGGTATGGGTCTGCATGCAGGCACAGCGATCTCTGGCACCATCGGTTCTGACGAGCGTATGGAGTACACCGTCATCGGTAATACGGTGAATACCGCTTCTCGTATCGAAGCCTCGACAAAAGCATTCGGTGCGGATTTGCTGGTGACTGATGATGTAATCTCGCGCGTGGGTGAAGAGTTTATCGTTGATTACGCCGGTTCTGCCGAAGTGAAAGGCCGTTCCGATGCACTGAAAATGTATAAAATCCGTGGCTACGTTGAAAATGGCGAAAAGCACATCGTGGCAACTCCGTATTCTGACTACGAAGCAGAAGGCGCGGATAAAGTAAAAATCAAAGACGCGGCCTAA